From the genome of Terriglobales bacterium, one region includes:
- a CDS encoding ABC transporter permease: MLADLRDAMRQLRKAPGFTTTALITLSLGIGATTAIFTLVHQVMLKSLPVAKPGELWRIGDKDRCCNWGGYTQGDDGDFALFSWEAYQHFRAHTPEFVDLAALQAGNAPLGVRRVGSQAPVDTRNGEYVSGNFFRTLGVQPWIGRLMTDEDDKEGAPPVAVMSYRIWHDKYGSDPSVVGAGYQINGHPFNVIGVAPPGFFGAKLAGWGMPDFWLPVTTELLIEGSTARLKRPQANFLDLLGRMRPGVDPKSLEAKLRVEFHNWLAGHVPDMEPGEKQLWQQQTLHLVPGGGGVTALRSEYQDGLKLLLIAAGCVLLVACGNLANLMLARGLKDRAQTSIRVALGASRARIVRRSFVECVTLAAMGGALGIAVAYAGTRLILRLAFENGGPNNYVPISATPSLPVLLFTLAISVLTGIIFGIAPAWVTSNADPVEALRGANRSVGGGRSWAQRSLVIAQGAVSVVLLSAAALLGQSLRNLQHQDFGFETQGRYLASINPHLGNYKLEQLDPLFRQINDRLREIPGVRMVTAALYAPMSGDSWNTGIRVEGRPEPPAKEDTGSGWATITPDFFETIGAKILLGRPITDDDTAATRNVAVITEAFAKKFFKDQNPIGQHFGVGRIKYSATYEIVGVARDIRYMTWGMKEPARPMFWGAEAQIVKYDDPAFAGGETSSHYLENLVIWAPGNPPGMEDRVRKALASVDPNLVLYSVDPYTKVLSNDFQQETMIATLTSLFGALGLILASVGLYGVLSYMVEQRTSEIGLRMALGADRAQVTKMVLSGAFLQIGIGLAIGIPAAIGAGRLMTTQLFGVKPWDPIMLALAVLALGLAAVLASAIPARRAAGVEPMVALRNA, translated from the coding sequence ATGCTGGCGGATTTGCGGGACGCGATGCGACAGCTGCGGAAGGCCCCTGGATTTACCACGACAGCTCTGATCACACTGTCACTAGGGATCGGAGCGACGACGGCGATCTTCACGCTGGTGCACCAGGTGATGTTGAAGTCGCTGCCGGTCGCGAAGCCGGGTGAGCTGTGGCGGATCGGCGATAAAGATCGCTGCTGCAACTGGGGAGGCTACACCCAGGGTGACGACGGCGACTTTGCGTTGTTCTCGTGGGAGGCTTACCAGCATTTTCGCGCGCATACACCAGAGTTCGTCGATCTGGCAGCGCTGCAGGCCGGCAATGCTCCTCTTGGCGTCCGCAGAGTCGGATCGCAGGCGCCGGTAGACACGCGCAATGGGGAGTATGTGTCTGGGAATTTCTTCCGGACCCTCGGCGTGCAGCCGTGGATCGGCCGCCTGATGACGGACGAGGATGATAAGGAGGGTGCGCCGCCAGTGGCGGTGATGAGCTACCGCATATGGCACGACAAGTATGGATCAGATCCCTCCGTGGTCGGGGCCGGCTACCAGATCAATGGGCATCCTTTCAACGTGATTGGCGTGGCTCCGCCCGGATTTTTCGGAGCCAAGCTGGCGGGGTGGGGCATGCCGGATTTCTGGCTGCCAGTGACAACCGAGTTATTGATCGAGGGATCGACGGCGCGGCTGAAGCGGCCACAGGCCAACTTCCTGGACCTGCTCGGAAGAATGCGTCCAGGAGTGGATCCCAAGTCGCTCGAAGCGAAGCTGCGGGTGGAATTCCATAACTGGCTGGCCGGCCACGTTCCCGATATGGAGCCAGGCGAGAAGCAACTCTGGCAGCAGCAAACGCTGCATCTGGTTCCCGGCGGCGGTGGAGTGACAGCCCTTCGGAGCGAGTACCAGGATGGACTGAAGCTGCTCCTGATTGCTGCGGGATGCGTGCTGCTAGTCGCGTGCGGAAATTTGGCGAATCTGATGCTGGCGCGTGGGTTGAAAGATCGCGCGCAAACCTCGATCCGAGTAGCGCTGGGCGCGTCGCGAGCGCGAATCGTTCGCAGGTCGTTCGTCGAGTGCGTCACGCTCGCAGCTATGGGTGGGGCCCTGGGCATCGCTGTAGCGTACGCCGGAACAAGGTTGATTCTGCGTCTGGCTTTCGAGAACGGCGGACCTAATAACTATGTACCGATCAGCGCAACTCCATCATTGCCTGTGCTGCTGTTCACACTGGCTATATCCGTTCTGACGGGAATCATTTTCGGAATTGCGCCGGCATGGGTGACTTCGAATGCTGATCCGGTGGAGGCGCTTCGTGGGGCAAACCGCTCGGTAGGAGGCGGTCGATCGTGGGCGCAGAGGTCCCTGGTAATCGCGCAGGGAGCGGTCTCCGTGGTGCTGCTCTCGGCTGCGGCTCTGCTCGGACAGAGTCTGCGGAACTTGCAGCATCAGGATTTTGGATTCGAGACGCAGGGCCGGTACCTTGCTTCGATCAACCCTCATTTGGGCAACTACAAGCTGGAACAGTTGGATCCGCTGTTTCGGCAGATCAACGATCGCCTGCGCGAGATTCCCGGCGTGCGGATGGTGACGGCTGCGCTTTACGCCCCAATGTCGGGTGACAGCTGGAACACCGGCATTCGCGTGGAGGGCCGGCCTGAACCTCCAGCTAAGGAAGATACAGGATCAGGGTGGGCCACAATAACGCCGGACTTCTTCGAGACTATCGGCGCCAAGATCTTGCTTGGTCGGCCGATTACCGACGACGACACAGCGGCGACGCGGAATGTAGCCGTGATCACCGAAGCGTTTGCGAAGAAGTTCTTCAAAGACCAGAACCCGATCGGACAGCATTTCGGGGTCGGTAGGATCAAGTATTCCGCAACTTACGAAATTGTCGGTGTCGCGAGAGACATCCGCTACATGACTTGGGGGATGAAAGAGCCGGCGCGCCCGATGTTCTGGGGGGCGGAAGCGCAGATTGTGAAGTATGACGATCCAGCCTTCGCGGGTGGGGAAACGTCGTCGCACTACTTGGAGAACCTTGTGATCTGGGCGCCGGGAAATCCGCCGGGCATGGAAGACCGCGTGCGCAAGGCTCTGGCGAGCGTCGATCCGAATCTTGTTCTCTACAGCGTCGATCCATACACCAAAGTCCTGAGCAATGATTTCCAGCAGGAAACGATGATCGCGACGCTCACCTCGCTCTTCGGCGCGCTTGGGCTGATCCTTGCTTCGGTCGGGCTGTATGGAGTTCTGTCCTACATGGTGGAGCAGCGGACGAGCGAGATTGGCCTTCGCATGGCGCTGGGGGCAGATCGCGCGCAGGTCACAAAAATGGTGCTGAGCGGCGCCTTCCTCCAGATAGGCATCGGGCTGGCAATCGGCATTCCTGCAGCGATTGGGGCCGGCAGGTTGATGACGACTCAGTTGTTCGGCGTTAAGCCATGGGACCCGATTATGCTCGCACTGGCTGTACTAGCGCTCGGCTTGGCCGCGGTGCTGGCGTCGGCGATCCCGGCCCGGCGCGCTGCCGGCGTAGAGCCGATGGTGGCACTGCGGAACGCGTGA
- a CDS encoding prolyl oligopeptidase family serine peptidase, with translation MDLDRAGIYGHSGGGYAAADAMFRYPDFFKVGISESGNHDNREYEDDWAEKWMGLLTKNPDGTSNYSRQANQPLAKNLKGHLLLAHGTMDDNVPPYNTLLVVDELIKANKDFDLLMLPNKRHGYGNASNYMMRRRWDYFVRYLLGVEPPHEYQIHQSAVSASAP, from the coding sequence ATCGATCTCGACCGCGCAGGCATTTATGGCCATTCAGGAGGCGGATACGCCGCCGCCGACGCCATGTTCCGCTATCCCGACTTCTTCAAGGTAGGTATTTCCGAATCGGGAAATCACGACAACCGCGAATATGAAGACGATTGGGCGGAGAAGTGGATGGGTCTCCTGACAAAGAATCCGGATGGAACGTCAAACTATTCCCGCCAGGCGAATCAGCCGCTGGCGAAAAACCTGAAGGGACATCTGCTGCTGGCACATGGCACCATGGATGACAATGTGCCGCCGTACAACACGCTGCTCGTAGTGGACGAGTTGATCAAAGCCAACAAGGACTTTGATCTCCTTATGCTTCCTAACAAGCGTCACGGCTATGGCAATGCGAGCAACTACATGATGCGTCGGCGCTGGGATTACTTCGTGCGCTACCTGCTCGGCGTCGAGCCGCCACATGAATACCAGATACATCAATCTGCTGTTTCGGCTTCAGCGCCTTAG